The genomic stretch TGTATTTTGGTACGCACCAAATACCTTTAATTTGTGGATCGGCTGCTGCTAACTTCTCCACTTCATCCATATCTGGTCCTTCTGGTGTCATTGCGACTGGGATCATTTCAATGCCTAATGCTTCACAAATAGCGAAATGGCGATCATAGCCAGGGCTTGGGCAAAGGAATTTTACATTTTCTTGCTTTACCCAGGATGCAGCGTCCTCTGATACTCCGTGAAGCAGGAACTGAACAATGGAGTCATGCATCATGGTTAAGCTGCTGTTTCCGCCAACAATAATTTGTTCTGGTGATACATCGAGTATAGAAGCAAAGAAAGCTTTTGCTTCCGGAATGCCGTCTAATACACCGTAGTTTCGGGCATCCAAGCCATTTTCTGTCTTGACTGCACTTGTGGAAGTCAGAATATCCAGCATTGGCTGAGATAAATCAAGTTGTTCTGTACAAGGTTTGCCGCGTGTCATGTCCAGCTGCAGCTGCTGACTTGCAATTTTCTCGTAGGCATCTTGCAGTGTATTATATTTTTCTTGTAATGCTTCATTTGAAAGATTATGATAATTAGCCATGAATGCCGCCTCCGCCTGATTATTTTTCACAGATTATCTTATCACGAAAAAAGTGGAATTCCTAACGAGTTCGAATTATTCTATTACTATTCTAAGCTATAGCTGGGGGTGCTGTGTGTGAGAAATACGTTTACTAGAATTGGAGAACAAACGGATGGCTACCCATTGTTTGCTGAGGAATGGGAAGCGAAAGCAAAAGAAATGTTACCAGCAGGTCCTTTTGGATTTCTGCAAAGCGGTGCTGGGGATGAAATGACACTTGGACAAAATCGCGAAGCCTTCTGTGCGTATGATATTTTGCCTCGTGTTTTGCGAGATGTATCAGATGTGGATCTAACTGTCGAGTTACTTGGGCAAACGTTATCTATGCCAGTTCTGCTGGCGCCTGTTGGTTATCAAGGTATTTTTCATCCGGAGATGGAGATTGCCAGTATGAAGGCTGCAGCAGACGCCCGCATCCCATTTGCAGCAAGTACCGTTACGACTGCTTCCTTGGAAGAAATAGCGACAACTGCTCCGGAGGGAGTAAAGTGGTTCCAGCTTTATTGGTCAACTAACCGTAGCTTGACTGCCAGCATGGTGAAACGAGCAGAAAGAGCTGGTTATCATGCGATTGTAGTAACCGTAGATACCGGACTCCTTGGCTGGCGGAAACGAGATTACCGAAATGGTTACTCACCACTCAAGTTATTAAAAGGTGCCGCAAACTATGTACAAGATCCAGTCTTCCGTGAAATGGTTCCTGATCTTTCAGAAGCACATATTAGAGAAGCCATCTTGGAAAGTATCCATCATCCCAATCTAACTTGGGATGACCTGCTGTTTCTTAGGGAGCAGACAAGCCTGCCAATTGTGGTTAAGGGAATTCTGCATCCTGCCGATGCAAGGCAGGCTGTTGACTTAGGTTTTGATGCGATTGTAGTCTCCAACCATGGCGGCAGGCAGCTTGATGGCGCTGCTGCATCTCTTCGTGCCTTGCCAGCTGTTGTGGAGCAGGTAGATGGTGCGGTGCCGGTACTGATAGATGGCGGAATTCGATCTGGGGCTGATGTGTTCAAGGCGATTGCACTGGGCGCGGATAGCGTCCTGATTGGTCGTCCTTATGTATATGGACTAACTCTCGGCGGACAAGCAGGTGTACGTCGTGTGATTGAAGACTTACGAACGGAATTGCAGCTGACTTATGCGTTAGCAGGCGTCACGCGAACAAAGGATATTAATACGGCATACCTGCTGAAAAGGTAGGGTATAGGACTTTTAGAGGTGATAGAATGCGAACGCAGGCCCATACAAAGAAAAAAAGAACAAAAGCAACGATCGCGACAATTTTGCAGTATATCTTAAATGTAGCATTAATACTCCTGGCTATTGCAATCACGATTTTATTAGGAAAAGAACTGATTGATATTATTACCAATTCGCTGTTCAATGACGGAAATACTTCAAGACTGACATTCTTGAACAATATCTTGGTATTTTTCCTTTATTTTGAGTTCATCGCCATGATTGTAAAGTATTTTCAAGAAGATTATCATTTCCCGATTCGGTATTTTCTGTATATCGGTATTACAGCCCTCATTCGCCTAATTGTTGTGTACCATGAGAGTGCGCTGTACACCTTGTACTATTGCGGAGCCATTCTCCTACTTGTTCTTTGCTATTTTGTTATGAATTTGGCTAACGAAAGATCGAAGAAAGAAGACTTTTGAAAATGAAGCATACATGCTCTAAGAGCTGGTATGCTTCTCTTTTTTGGGGAAAAAGGTATAGCTGACACTAATAAGAAAATCGATGCCGAGTGCGATTGACCAGATGCGCAGCACATTGGTAAGTGCCTCGGTCCGACTTGGATCATTAATCCAATAGACAACTGCGAGCAGCAGAACAGCTCCAATAATATAAGCCAGCAGATGCTGCAGCCAGCTCTTCATTTCTTTTTGCGCGTGCGCTTTTCCGTAGAGTTTTTTTGGTCTTTCACCTTGCTTTGCGATGAAATACGCAAAACGCTGATCGGCCCAGCGAATCATGGATCTTCCGTAAGCCAAACTGACACCAATGTAAATAGCGGCGATGGCGTGGGCGGTAGTTGCGGTTGTGCCGCGGGCTAGGTCGTATGCAGTGGCAATAAGCAGAACTAAATCAATCAGCGGGGTAGTGCTAAGCAGAATCATGCCGAGCTTAGGCAGTTTAAGCACATAGCGGGACAGCAGTCCAGCAGCAATAAAGATCCAGAAACCAACTTCACACAAGATGATTAATATAATAATGGCATTCATCAATTGCCCTCCTTTTTTAGTACAGTTGTATTGTTATGCTAGCATTGTTTCTTTTGTGATACAAGTGTATTAAATAAATTGCTTTCCTATGCGACTTTTGCTAAAGTGACATTATGCCAAAGAAAATTGATCATGAAGCGAGAAAACAAGATATAGCAAAGGCAACTTGGCAGGTCATTCTGGATGGCGGGATAGAGGCGGCATCGGTTCGGAATATTGCTAAGAGTGCCAATTTGTCACTTGGTGCATTGCGACATTACTTTTCAACACAAGAGGAACTGCTGGAATATGCGATGGAGCTTGTTAAATCCCGTTGTGAAGCTCGAATTATACAGGTTATTCAACGAAATGATCCGCCAAAACAGCTTGTCACAAATGTGCTGCTGGAACTTCTGCCTATTAATCGGGAATCAATGGCAGAGATGCAGGTGTGGTTTGCCTTTACACTGCATTTAAAATACAAGCAAGGCGATGCTTTCAGGCAGACAGACGGTATACGGGAGGCAGTTCAGCGTGCGCTTGTTTTTTTGTCAGATAGCGGAGAACTGAAGGAAAGAGATTTAAAGAAGGAAACAGAAAAACTTTATGCTTTAATTGATGGACTGGCAATTCATCGGTTTCTTAATCCGGAACTTTTTTCTGGAGAATACACAACTGAAATACTAACCGAATATATGGATGATCTGTGCAAGAAATGAGAAGAGGAGCAATTGATGCTCCTCTTTTTTTAATTAAAAAAGTAATTGATCTTATGCTGATCCTAGAGAGTAATAGCTTACTAGGAAATGGAATGGATAATGAAAATGACATACTAATCTTATATGTTGTATACTCAAAAACCTTGATTTAAAGGTAAACAAATAAAAAATAAATTTGAGCAAAATGATTTCATTATAAAAATATTAGTAGTAGAATGGGTGTCAGTAACTTTTTTAAGTTTTTTAATTAAATAAACTAACTGTAACACAAGGAGGAGAAAGTAATGGAGTCAACATTAACAGCGCAACAATATTATGTGAACGGTGAATGGAAAGAAAGCAGCACAGGTAACGTTGTAGAAATACTATCCCCGTACAAAGATGGTGTTGTCGGTACTGTTCAGGCGTTATCGCAGGAAGAAGCCGAAGCAGCAATTCAATCTGCTAAGCAAGCGCAAAAATCCTGGGCAAAAGTTAGCTTGCAGGAAAGAGCAGATCTGCTGTATAAATGGGCAGATGAGCTGCTTGCAATGCAGGATGAAATTGCACAAACAATGATGCAAGAAGTTGGAAAGAGCCTGAAGGATGCGAAAAGTGAAGTGCAGCGGACATATGATTATATCCGTTATACTGCGCAAGAAGCGCTGCATACTAATGGGGAAAGCATGAAAGGCGACCGTTTTCCAGGAGGATCCAGCTCGAAGGTTGGTATTGTGGACCGTGTACCTTTAGGTGTAGTGCTAGCGATTTCACCGTTTAATTATCCAGTGAACTTATCAGCATCTAAACTTGCTCCAGCACTTATTTCCGGTAATACAGTCATCTTTAAGCCAGCAACTCAAGGCGCTTTGAGCGGCATTAAAATGATGGAAGCACTTGATCGTGCAGGGCTGCCGGCAGGGGTTGTTAATATCGTTACTGGCCGTGGTTCCGTTATTGGTGACTTCCTTGTGGAACATAAAGATATAAGCATGGTTTCCTTTACAGGTGGCACGAAAACGGGAGAAAATCTGGCGAAAATCGCAGGGATGAAACCAGTTGTACTTGAGCTGGGCGGTAAGGATCCAGGGATTGTCCGCGAAGATGCGGACTTGGATAAAGCAGTAAAAAATATTATAAGCGGCGCTTATTCTTATTCTGGGCAGCGCTGCACAGCTATTAAGCGTGTACTTGTGCATGACAATGCAGCAGATGAGCTAGTAGCTAAATTGAAAGAGCAAGTGGCTGAACTTGCGGTTGGATCACCAGAAGAAAGCAATACGGTTGTTCCATTGATTGATAGTAAATCGGCTGATGGTGTGCAAGCGCTCATTGACGATGCATTGGCTAAAGGTGCCACATTAGTGGCTGGCAACAAACGAGAAGGCAACTTGATTCACCCGACATTGCTTGATCATGTAACGGAAGATATGGATGTAGCTTGGGTGGAGCCGTTCGGTCCCGTATTGCCTGTCATACGTGTTGGTTCTGATGAAGAAGCAATAGAAATTGCTAACAAATCACAATATGGATTGCAAGCGAGCATTTTCACACGTGATGTGGATAAAGCATTTTATATCGCAAATGAATTAGAGGTCGGCGCTGTTCAAATCAACGGACGCACAGAGCGTGGTCCTGACCACTTCCCATTCCTTGGTGTAAAAGGTTCTGGTATGGGGACACAAGGAATTGCTAACAGCATTCTTTCCATGACTCGTGAGAAATTAACTGTGTTAAATTTAGATAACTAAAAAAGAGGAACCCCATAAGGGATTCCTCCTCAGGCAGAGCTTCCATGCTCTGTCTTTTTTGTTTAGTCTTCGTCAATTAATGTAAGCTGACGCGTTTTCTCTGCTACTTCTTCTGGATCAATCGTAATACGGTTCACACCAGTATCCATTGCTGCTTTCGCTACAGCTTTGGCAACAGCTGGAGCAACGCGAGGATCGAATGGAGCTGGGATTACGTAGTCTTCGTTCAAATCGCTCTCGTCGATTAGCTCAGCAATCGCTTTGGCAGCGGCAATTTTCATTTCTTCGTTAATACCGGTTGCGCGAACATCCAGTGCACCGCGGAAAATACCAGGGAATGCTAATACGTTGTTCACCTGGTTCGGGAAGTCAGAACGGCCAGTTCCGATAACACGAGCGCCTGCTTCTTTCGCATCGGTTGGCAAGATTTCCGGATCAGGGTTTGCCATTGCGAAGATGATTGGATCTTTCGCCATTGTGCGCACGTCATCTTGAGAAAGCAGATTCGCAAGGGATACACCGATGAACACATCTGCATCCTTGATCGCATCAGACAGGCTTCCTTCTTGACGGTCACGGTTTGTAATTTTCGCAACGCGGTCTTTCATTTTGTTCATGCCTTCCGGGCGACCTTCATAGATCATCCCTTTGGAGTCACACATGATCACGTTATTCACACCAAGGCTGTGCAGCAATTCGATGATTGCAATACCAGCCGCGCCAGCACCATTTGCGACAACTTTGATATTGTCGAAGCTTTTGCCAACCAATTTAAGGGCGTTCAATAGACCAGCAACTGTTACAATCGCAGTCCCGTGCTGATCATCATGGAATACAGGGATATCTGTTTCTGCTTTTAGGCGTTCTTCAATTTCGAAGCAGCGCGGTGCAGAGATATCTTCCAAATTGACACCGCCGAATGTTGGCGCCATTAGTTTAACTGTACGGACGATTTCATCAACATCATTTGTATCCAGCACGATTGGGAAGCTGTCCACACCTGCGAAGCTCTGGAATAGAACTGATTTTCCTTCCATTACTGGCAGAGATGCTTCTGGGCCGATATTTCCAAGGCCAAGTACAGCAGAACCGTCGCTGACAACAGCAACCATATTGCCTTTCATTGTATATTCGTACACATCATCTTTATTCTGATGAATTTCTTTACATGGTTCCGCTACACCTGGAGAGTAGGCAAGACTCAAATCTGTCGCGTTACGAACAGGAATCTTCGACTTCATTGTCAGTTTCCCTTTGTTTTCGCGATGTATTTTTAGTGCGTCTTCTCTTAGATTGCTCATGTATTTCATCCCTTCTTTATATGTAAATACTTTTAGTTAGATTTCTATATCAGCTTCGATTATACCTGTCTGTGAAGGAAGAAAGCGATTAATTGGCTTGTGATTTCACTTATATAACTAAACTAATATATAGTTAAAATAAATTAAGTGGATTCGGGTGTATTTTATAATAGATTGACGGAGAGACTTTCAAGGCATTCGAAGCTAATGAAGAAGGTATACGCAATTGATCTGGTGAGTGCGAGCACTGGAGAAATGAAAAAGAGATATGGTTATATTTATGTAGATAAAGATAATGATGGAAACGGTTCGCTTAATCGAATCCGGTACAAGAAAGTTATTGCATCCAATGGCGAAGATTTAAATAATTAAAAGATACAGCACCTAACCAGATAATCTGGTTAGGTGCTGTATTTATTGGAATCAGCCCTTTTGCTGTGTTGGTCGAATGAGCAGTTCGTTGACCGCTACATCGTCAGGCTCGCTTAATGCAAAGCGGACAGCTCGTGCGATACTATCTGGTGTGACGGCGGCATCTAGCACCTCGCCCATGCCTTCCCGTATTTCATCGTCTGTTATGCTATCCGGAAGTTCTGTTTTAATAGCACCTGGTGAGATGATGGTCGTGCGGATATTATTCGCTGCTTCTTCCTGGCGCAAGCCTTCTGTAATGGCTCGGACGGCAAACTTTGTTCCGGAATAGACAGCTGATCCGGGACTTGCTTTGTGCCCTGCTACAGAAGAGGTATTGATAATATGACCTTGTTTTCGTTCGCGCATATGCGGCAATACAGCGGCAATGCCATATAATACACCTTTTATATTTACGTCCACCATGGTGTCCCACTCAGAAATTTTCTTCTTATGCATGAAAGAGAGCGGCATTAATCCGGCGTTGTTGAATATAGCATCAATCTGACCATACGTATCAAGTGCCAGCTGTGCCAACTGTTCGACTTCTTCTTGGTTGGTAACATCTGTTGCTTGGTAGACGGCCTCTCCGCCGTTATTCTTAATTTCATCTGCCAGCTCTTGCAAACGCTCTTCCCGGCGTGCGGCAAGTACAACTTTGGCACCATGCTCCGCCAGTTCCTT from Terribacillus sp. DMT04 encodes the following:
- a CDS encoding alpha-hydroxy acid oxidase, with the translated sequence MRNTFTRIGEQTDGYPLFAEEWEAKAKEMLPAGPFGFLQSGAGDEMTLGQNREAFCAYDILPRVLRDVSDVDLTVELLGQTLSMPVLLAPVGYQGIFHPEMEIASMKAAADARIPFAASTVTTASLEEIATTAPEGVKWFQLYWSTNRSLTASMVKRAERAGYHAIVVTVDTGLLGWRKRDYRNGYSPLKLLKGAANYVQDPVFREMVPDLSEAHIREAILESIHHPNLTWDDLLFLREQTSLPIVVKGILHPADARQAVDLGFDAIVVSNHGGRQLDGAAASLRALPAVVEQVDGAVPVLIDGGIRSGADVFKAIALGADSVLIGRPYVYGLTLGGQAGVRRVIEDLRTELQLTYALAGVTRTKDINTAYLLKR
- the psiE gene encoding phosphate-starvation-inducible protein PsiE, with product MRTQAHTKKKRTKATIATILQYILNVALILLAIAITILLGKELIDIITNSLFNDGNTSRLTFLNNILVFFLYFEFIAMIVKYFQEDYHFPIRYFLYIGITALIRLIVVYHESALYTLYYCGAILLLVLCYFVMNLANERSKKEDF
- a CDS encoding TetR/AcrR family transcriptional regulator, with the translated sequence MPKKIDHEARKQDIAKATWQVILDGGIEAASVRNIAKSANLSLGALRHYFSTQEELLEYAMELVKSRCEARIIQVIQRNDPPKQLVTNVLLELLPINRESMAEMQVWFAFTLHLKYKQGDAFRQTDGIREAVQRALVFLSDSGELKERDLKKETEKLYALIDGLAIHRFLNPELFSGEYTTEILTEYMDDLCKK
- a CDS encoding NADP-dependent glyceraldehyde-3-phosphate dehydrogenase; amino-acid sequence: MESTLTAQQYYVNGEWKESSTGNVVEILSPYKDGVVGTVQALSQEEAEAAIQSAKQAQKSWAKVSLQERADLLYKWADELLAMQDEIAQTMMQEVGKSLKDAKSEVQRTYDYIRYTAQEALHTNGESMKGDRFPGGSSSKVGIVDRVPLGVVLAISPFNYPVNLSASKLAPALISGNTVIFKPATQGALSGIKMMEALDRAGLPAGVVNIVTGRGSVIGDFLVEHKDISMVSFTGGTKTGENLAKIAGMKPVVLELGGKDPGIVREDADLDKAVKNIISGAYSYSGQRCTAIKRVLVHDNAADELVAKLKEQVAELAVGSPEESNTVVPLIDSKSADGVQALIDDALAKGATLVAGNKREGNLIHPTLLDHVTEDMDVAWVEPFGPVLPVIRVGSDEEAIEIANKSQYGLQASIFTRDVDKAFYIANELEVGAVQINGRTERGPDHFPFLGVKGSGMGTQGIANSILSMTREKLTVLNLDN
- a CDS encoding NADP-dependent malic enzyme: MSNLREDALKIHRENKGKLTMKSKIPVRNATDLSLAYSPGVAEPCKEIHQNKDDVYEYTMKGNMVAVVSDGSAVLGLGNIGPEASLPVMEGKSVLFQSFAGVDSFPIVLDTNDVDEIVRTVKLMAPTFGGVNLEDISAPRCFEIEERLKAETDIPVFHDDQHGTAIVTVAGLLNALKLVGKSFDNIKVVANGAGAAGIAIIELLHSLGVNNVIMCDSKGMIYEGRPEGMNKMKDRVAKITNRDRQEGSLSDAIKDADVFIGVSLANLLSQDDVRTMAKDPIIFAMANPDPEILPTDAKEAGARVIGTGRSDFPNQVNNVLAFPGIFRGALDVRATGINEEMKIAAAKAIAELIDESDLNEDYVIPAPFDPRVAPAVAKAVAKAAMDTGVNRITIDPEEVAEKTRQLTLIDED
- a CDS encoding SDR family oxidoreductase, with amino-acid sequence MSENVQGKVVIITGASSGIGEATAKELAEHGAKVVLAARREERLQELADEIKNNGGEAVYQATDVTNQEEVEQLAQLALDTYGQIDAIFNNAGLMPLSFMHKKKISEWDTMVDVNIKGVLYGIAAVLPHMRERKQGHIINTSSVAGHKASPGSAVYSGTKFAVRAITEGLRQEEAANNIRTTIISPGAIKTELPDSITDDEIREGMGEVLDAAVTPDSIARAVRFALSEPDDVAVNELLIRPTQQKG